TCCATGATTGATTCTAGGCAAGCGAACGTTGAGGATGAGGGTCTGAGTAAGTGTATCAGAACGATCCTTGATCTCGTGAACGACGACGTTCGATTTATTCTGGTCAAGTATTACGGGATGCTGGTCGATATGCTAGAAGAAACCGACTACGAGATGGGTAAGTGGGCAAGCAACTTCGACCAGATGTTGGAGATGGGATCGATGAACTTCGGGGAGTTGCGTCTCATGTCGAAAGGTGTAGACCGGTCGGTTGCGCTGCAGTTAGGAATCCCACCGAACGTTGATGATGTCGAAGAATTTCTTGAAAACCGTCGAGGGAAGATCCCCAAATTCTTCGCTCGACACCTAGAGTCGCAGGGGGTCCTCTAGATTATCCGCGTCCCGCGTACTAACTCAGGCACATTTTCATAGACAACTTCGGCCGATAGTCTAGCTCATCACATTTTGGAAGCGTTCGCGTAGCGCGTCCTCGTGCTACTTTCACGGGCGCAAAAACAACCACCTTAACCAACATTCTGCCCAAAAAATCAGCTCTGTTGGTTAATCACTAAGACGCCCCCGACACCTGTCTTCGACTCTCTCGTCGGCTTTGCGTCGATAGCGTACCTGTTCAGGATTCAGTACCCACGGATGGGCGTTCCAGCAGTGACGGGTGTGCTCTTGTGCCGTGTCGAACAGCGCCTCACACGACCCACACTCGTAGGCGATCTCGGGCCAGCGTTCCGTGACGAACATCGTCGTCACCGTCGACCTAACCGGATCTGATGCGGCCGACCGCTGAACGTAATCATTCGTAGAGGCACTGAGCGGACGCATCCTCTCCATTGAGGGTCTGCTGATCCTCGTCCGTATCAGCGAAGAGTGTTGACTGATCTCCCTCGGATGTTTGCTCAACTTCGGGTCGATCGTCGACACCGAACTCACTAGCCTCGGGCCGATCAAGACGCGAATCCCGGTCACGATGATCCACGTCAGCGCCGAAATCCTCAAGCGAGGTCTCGACGCTCGTTTCAGTTACTTCGAGTTGGCCATCGTCACCGAATGCGGTCTGTCGTTGAATCTCGATCTCTGGTCGATCGCTCATCTGGATTGAGCCTCCACCCACCGAGGCTCCGACAGACACCTCCGGGCGTTGGGTCAATCGTCTTGTGCGCGGAGTTCGCTGGCCCGCTGTTCAAGCCGGCGGAGGATTTGGACCCGTTGCTGATTCGCGTTCTCGTAGGCGACACAGGCTCGCAGCGTCTCCATATCGTTGATCGTCACGATACCAGCGTTGATGAGTCGCGTATTCGGGGGCTCGAGCCGTTGTTCTGGCGAAAGCTCGCTTGCGTCTGTTGTTTGACCGTCTGGATTGCTCACTGATAATCGCCTCCGCCACTGCTGAGGCGACAAAAAACGGCCCTCGTCGTTACCCGTCTTCTTCGGGTTGGATTTGGCGAGCGTCCTCTGCGAGATCGTGGATGTATTCTCTGAGGGTTTCCATGTCCTCGCGAGCGTCTTCGAGGGTCTTGCCTTTCGCTTTCGCGATTACCTCGTCCTGATCTCTGGTACCGGTTCCACGCTTGAGCTTTACGGTGAGGGAGACGCCGACGTCACTGCGTTCGACGTACTC
This genomic stretch from Halomarina ordinaria harbors:
- a CDS encoding DUF7389 domain-containing protein yields the protein MSEHTQLSRADGESAETSEQTTRTEYVERSDVGVSLTVKLKRGTGTRDQDEVIAKAKGKTLEDAREDMETLREYIHDLAEDARQIQPEEDG